Proteins encoded together in one Solidesulfovibrio fructosivorans JJ] window:
- the rny gene encoding ribonuclease Y has protein sequence MEFSTIFMGIVGVGLGLPAGYYLDKWISQKTLNEAKSLSDRILDEARKEASAHKKEVVLAAQDELFRQKQELEKEFRDKIASVEDKEEQVLRRRERLEEKQELIVQKESEMLATEKRLTAKERELDEKGEELSRLAVEHDKRLQEISGLTMEEAKKRLMDEIESKTRHEAARMIRQIETEAKETADKSGKKILALAIQRYAGDFVAEQTVTAVTLPSEEMKGRIIGREGRNIRALEAATGVDLIIDDTPETVILSAFSPLKRQIAKMALERLITDGRIHPARIEDIVHKCEQELDVKVREIGEQATFDTGVHGIHPELVRLLGQLQYRTSYSQNVLQHSLEVASLAGIMAAELNLDVKRAKRAGLLHDIGKAVDHEIEGPHALIGADLAKKYGEPGDILHAIQAHHEDVPPKSVLATLVQAADSLSGARPGARKELLESYVKRLEELENLATDFDGVSKAYAIQAGREIRVMVDSENVDDDKTFLLCKDIAKRIEDNLTYPGQIRVTVIREKRAVGFAK, from the coding sequence ATGGAATTCTCGACCATATTCATGGGAATTGTGGGCGTGGGACTCGGTCTGCCGGCCGGTTACTACCTCGACAAATGGATTTCCCAAAAAACCCTCAACGAGGCCAAAAGCCTGTCCGACCGCATCCTGGACGAAGCCCGCAAGGAAGCCTCCGCCCATAAGAAGGAAGTCGTTCTGGCCGCCCAGGACGAACTGTTCCGCCAGAAGCAGGAGCTGGAAAAGGAGTTCCGCGACAAGATTGCTTCCGTGGAGGACAAGGAGGAGCAGGTGCTGCGCCGTCGTGAGCGCCTGGAGGAAAAGCAGGAGCTGATCGTCCAGAAGGAATCCGAAATGCTGGCCACGGAAAAGCGCCTGACCGCCAAGGAGCGCGAGCTCGACGAGAAGGGCGAGGAACTTTCCCGGCTGGCCGTCGAACACGACAAGCGGCTCCAGGAGATTTCCGGGCTGACCATGGAGGAGGCCAAAAAGCGGCTCATGGACGAAATCGAGTCCAAGACCCGCCACGAGGCCGCCCGCATGATCCGCCAGATCGAGACCGAGGCCAAGGAAACGGCGGACAAAAGCGGCAAGAAGATCCTGGCGCTCGCCATCCAGCGCTATGCCGGCGATTTCGTGGCCGAGCAGACCGTCACCGCCGTGACGCTGCCGTCCGAAGAGATGAAAGGCCGCATCATCGGCCGCGAGGGCCGCAACATCCGCGCCCTGGAAGCCGCCACCGGCGTGGACCTCATCATCGACGACACGCCCGAGACCGTCATCCTTTCCGCCTTTTCGCCGCTCAAACGCCAGATCGCCAAGATGGCCCTGGAACGGCTCATCACCGACGGCCGCATCCATCCCGCCCGCATCGAGGACATCGTCCACAAGTGCGAGCAGGAACTCGACGTCAAGGTGCGCGAAATCGGTGAGCAGGCCACCTTCGACACCGGCGTCCACGGCATCCATCCCGAGCTCGTGCGCCTTCTCGGCCAGCTCCAGTACCGCACCAGCTATTCCCAGAACGTGCTCCAGCACTCCCTGGAAGTGGCCTCTCTGGCCGGCATCATGGCCGCCGAACTGAACCTCGACGTCAAGCGGGCCAAGCGGGCCGGGCTGCTGCACGATATCGGCAAGGCCGTGGACCACGAGATCGAAGGCCCCCATGCCCTTATCGGCGCGGACCTGGCCAAGAAATACGGCGAACCCGGCGACATCCTCCACGCCATCCAGGCCCACCACGAGGACGTGCCGCCCAAGTCCGTTCTGGCGACCCTGGTCCAGGCGGCGGACAGCCTTTCCGGCGCGCGTCCCGGCGCGCGCAAGGAGCTGCTTGAAAGCTACGTCAAGCGCCTGGAGGAGCTCGAGAACCTGGCCACGGACTTCGACGGCGTGTCCAAGGCCTACGCCATCCAGGCCGGCCGCGAGATCCGGGTCATGGTCGATTCCGAGAACGTGGACGACGACAAGACGTTTCTTTTGTGCAAGGACATTGCCAAGCGCATCGAGGACAACCTGACCTACCCCGGCCAGATCCGGGTCACGGTCATCCGCGAGAAGCGGGCTGTCGGCTTCGCCAAATAG